A region of Takifugu flavidus isolate HTHZ2018 chromosome 2, ASM371156v2, whole genome shotgun sequence DNA encodes the following proteins:
- the rhoua gene encoding ras homolog family member Ua has protein sequence MSPSSPVQSPLRGNEGYKSTPVSFAPPVPPRRIRSQDRSSGRTRRSTLGPESARGAERRVKCVLVGDGAVGKTSLVVSYTTNGYPTEYVPTAFDNFSAVVSVEGKPVKLQLCDTAGQEEFDKLRPLCYTSADVFLLCFSVVSPTSFQNVPEKWVPEIRKYVPFAPLILVGTQSDLREDVKVLIDLAKFWERPVQPADAQACAVEIGAVAYMECSSLTQKNLKEVFDTAILASLQSCSSDKHPQEKQKWQKRRQTPDKMKSLSKSWWKRYCCMT, from the exons ATGTCACCCTCGTCGCCAGTGCAGAGTCCTCTTCGGGGCAATGAAGGCTACAAGTCTACGCCTGTGTCCTTCGCTCCGCCTGTTCCCCCGAGGAGGATCCGGAGTCAGGACAGGAGCTCCGGCAGGACGCGGCGGTCGACGCTGGGGCCAGAATCAgcgagaggagctgagaggcgAGTGAAGTGCGTGCTGGTGGGCGATGGAGCGGTGGGCAAAACCAGCCTGGTCGTGAGCTACACCACCAATGGCTATCCCACCGAGTACGTGCCGACTGCGTTTGACAACTTCTCAG CGGTGGTATCAGTGGAAGGGAAGCCAGTCAAACTGCAGCTCTGTGACACAGCTGGCCAG GAAGAGTTTGACAAGTTGCGGCCCCTGTGTTACACCAGTGCAGATGTGTTCCTGCTGTGCTTCAGCGTAGTTAGTCCCACCTCTTTCCAGAACGTTCCTGAGAAGTGGGTCCCAGAGATCCGAAAGTATGTCCCCTTTGCACCACTCATCCTCGTTGGGACACAGTCTGACCTACGAGAAGATGTCAAG GTTCTCATTGACCTAGCAAAGTTCTGGGAGCGACCTGTGCAGCCGGCAGATGCGCAGGCATGTGCAGTGGAGATTGGAGCTGTGGCCTATATGGAGTGCTCCTCACTGACCCAAAAGAATCTGAAGGAAGTGTTTGACACAGCCATTCTGGCCAGCCtacagagctgcagctctgacaagCACCCGCAAGAGAAACAGAAATGGCAAAAGCGAAGACAGACACCTGACAAAATGAAGAGTCTATCTAAGTCTTGGTGGAAGAGGTACTGCTGTATGACCTAG
- the pdcd2 gene encoding programmed cell death protein 2 isoform X1: MMSRDMNSTPPEVVLGFLEEAKHWRLLPPQFPSKVGGRPAWLSQRNLPSPHELECEVCRLPMAFLLQVYAPIFGLERSFHRTVFVFCCKTDKCYTCNNNSCIKVFRSQLPRRNEFYPFNPPPEEEPTDNSEADHSMLLSGLKLCWVCGCLGNKACSRCHMVTYCGKHHQTVHWKHTHKKECSSPETTTIKTSPFLFREYELVTEPEEEEVDEAEIDTTVVEEERSALHSSIVGSLTEADLEEVAMHETEDNKVFQQFKKKIASEPHQVLRYSRGGSPLWVSSQHIPSDNDIPLCTCGAPRCFEFQVMPQLLNSLSVDSMGMSIDWGTLAVYTCSVSCNQGDRYISEFIWKQDFISEHIHSENPHV, from the exons ATGATGTCAAGGGATATGAATTCGACACCACCAGAAGTGGTTCTGGGTTTCCTGGAGGAGGCGAAGCACTGGCGACTCCTGCCTCCACAGTTTCCGAGTAAAGTCGGAGGAAGGCCTGCGTGGCTCAGCCAGAGAAACTTACCTTCACCACACGAGCTAGAGTGTGAGGTATGCCGCCTGCCAATGGCCTTTCTGCTGCAG GTGTATGCACCAATTTTTGGCCTGGAGAGAAGTTTCCATAGAACAGTTTTTGTGTTCTGCTGCAAAACAGACAAATGCTACACATGTAACAACAACAGCTGTATAAAAG TTTTCAGAAGTCAGCTACCTAGGAGGAATGAGTTCTACCCCTTCAACCCTCCACCAG AGGAGGAACCCACCGATAACTCGGAAGCAGACCACAGTATGTTACTCTCCGGGTTGAAGCTTTGTTGGGTGTGTGGTTGCCTTGGAAACAAGGCCTGCTCTCGCTGCCACATGGTGACCTACTGTGGAAAGCACCACCAGACTGTccactggaaacacacacacaagaaggaGTGTAGCAGCCCAG AAACAACCACTATAAAAACTTCACCATTCCTGTTTCGTGAGTATGAGCTGGTCACTGaacctgaagaggaggaggtagatgaaGCAGAGATAGATACAACAGTGGTTGAAGAGGAACGGAGTGCGCTACATTCTTCCATAGTAGGCT cccTGACAGAGGCagacctggaggaggtggcAATGCATGAAACTGAAGATAACAAAGTATTCCAGCAGTTTAAGAAGAAAATAGCATCAGAACCTCACCAG GTGTTACGTTACAGTCGAGGGGGCTCTCCTCTTTGGGTCTCTTCTCAGCATATCCCTTCAGATAATGATATCCCGCTATGCACTTGTGGTGCCCCCAGATGCTTTGAATTTCAG GTGATGCCCCAGCTGTTGAACAGCCTTTCTGTGGACTCCATGGGGATGAGTATTGACTGGGGGACGCTGGCAGTTTACACATGTTCTGTAAGCTGTAACCAAGGAGACCGATACATCTCTGAGTTCATCTGGAAACAGGACTTCATCTCAGAACACATACACTCAGAAAATCCTCATGTGTGA
- the pdcd2 gene encoding programmed cell death protein 2 isoform X2, with product MMSRDMNSTPPEVVLGFLEEAKHWRLLPPQFPSKVGGRPAWLSQRNLPSPHELECEVCRLPMAFLLQVYAPIFGLERSFHRTVFVFCCKTDKCYTCNNNSCIKVFRSQLPRRNEFYPFNPPPEEEPTDNSEADHSMLLSGLKLCWVCGCLGNKACSRCHMVTYCGKHHQTVHWKHTHKKECSSPETTTIKTSPFLFREYELVTEPEEEEVDEAEIDTTVVEEERSALHSSIVGSLTEADLEEVAMHETEDNKVFQQFKKKIASEPHQVMPQLLNSLSVDSMGMSIDWGTLAVYTCSVSCNQGDRYISEFIWKQDFISEHIHSENPHV from the exons ATGATGTCAAGGGATATGAATTCGACACCACCAGAAGTGGTTCTGGGTTTCCTGGAGGAGGCGAAGCACTGGCGACTCCTGCCTCCACAGTTTCCGAGTAAAGTCGGAGGAAGGCCTGCGTGGCTCAGCCAGAGAAACTTACCTTCACCACACGAGCTAGAGTGTGAGGTATGCCGCCTGCCAATGGCCTTTCTGCTGCAG GTGTATGCACCAATTTTTGGCCTGGAGAGAAGTTTCCATAGAACAGTTTTTGTGTTCTGCTGCAAAACAGACAAATGCTACACATGTAACAACAACAGCTGTATAAAAG TTTTCAGAAGTCAGCTACCTAGGAGGAATGAGTTCTACCCCTTCAACCCTCCACCAG AGGAGGAACCCACCGATAACTCGGAAGCAGACCACAGTATGTTACTCTCCGGGTTGAAGCTTTGTTGGGTGTGTGGTTGCCTTGGAAACAAGGCCTGCTCTCGCTGCCACATGGTGACCTACTGTGGAAAGCACCACCAGACTGTccactggaaacacacacacaagaaggaGTGTAGCAGCCCAG AAACAACCACTATAAAAACTTCACCATTCCTGTTTCGTGAGTATGAGCTGGTCACTGaacctgaagaggaggaggtagatgaaGCAGAGATAGATACAACAGTGGTTGAAGAGGAACGGAGTGCGCTACATTCTTCCATAGTAGGCT cccTGACAGAGGCagacctggaggaggtggcAATGCATGAAACTGAAGATAACAAAGTATTCCAGCAGTTTAAGAAGAAAATAGCATCAGAACCTCACCAG GTGATGCCCCAGCTGTTGAACAGCCTTTCTGTGGACTCCATGGGGATGAGTATTGACTGGGGGACGCTGGCAGTTTACACATGTTCTGTAAGCTGTAACCAAGGAGACCGATACATCTCTGAGTTCATCTGGAAACAGGACTTCATCTCAGAACACATACACTCAGAAAATCCTCATGTGTGA
- the tbp gene encoding TATA-box-binding protein: MDQNNSIPGFQGLASPQGAMTPSMPIFSPMMPYGSGLTPQPVQNTNSLSILEEQQRQQQQQQAQQANTGIPGTSGTTPQLFHSQAIAGTTTTALPGNTPLYNTPLTPMTPITPATPASESSGIVPQLQNIVSTVNLGCKLDLKTIALRARNAEYNPKRFAAVIMRIREPRTTALIFSSGKMVCTGAKSEEQSRLAARKYARVVQKLGFPAKFLDFKIQNMVGSCDVRFPIRLEGLVLTHQQFSSYEPELFPGLIYRMIKPRIVLLIFVSGKVVLTGAKVRAEIYEAFENIYPILKGFRKTT, translated from the exons ATGGACCAGAATAACAGTATACCAGGCTTCCAAGGACTGGCATCCCCCCAG GGCGCCATGACACCAAGTATGCCTATCTTCAGTCCTATGATGCCGTATGGCTCGGGCCTGACACCCCAACCTGTCCAGAACACCAACAGTTTGTCTATActggaggaacagcagaggcagcaacagcaacaacaagcaCAGCAGGCAAACACAG GGATTCCTGGAACATCAGGAACAACCCCACAGCTTTTCCATTCCCAGGCAATTGCAGGCACAACAACCACAGCGCTACCAGGAAATACGCCACTGTACAACACCCCACTGACTCCTATGACCCCAAttacaccagccacaccagcttCAGAGAGCTCTGGGATTGTACCACAGCTACA AAACATAGTATCTACAGTAAATCTGGGCTGTAAACTGGATTTAAAGACAATTGCTCTGAGAGCCAGGAATGCAGAATACAATCCAAAG CGTTTTGCTGCTGTCATCATGAGAATACGAGAACCCAGGACTACTGCTCTCATTTTCAGTTCTGGGAAGATGGTCTGCACAGGAGCCAAGAG TGAGGAGCAGTCAAGGTTAGCTGCCAGAAAATACGCTCGTGTGGTGCAGAAGCTTGGCTTTCCTGCTAAGTTCTTGGactttaaaatacaaaacatggTGGGAAGCTGTGATGTGAGGTTCCCAATCCGACTGGAAGGATTAGTCCTGACGCATCAGCAGTTTAGCAG CTATGAACCAGAGCTTTTTCCTGGACTGATTTACCGAATGATCAAACCCAGAATTGTCTTGCTCATCTTTGTTTCTGGGAAAGTTGTACTCACAG GTGCCAAGGTGAGAGCAGAAATTTATGAAGCATTTGAAAACATCTATCCCATTCTCAAAGGCTTCCGCAAGACGACGTAG
- the psmc3 gene encoding 26S proteasome regulatory subunit 6A, with amino-acid sequence MASLSDKSVWDEVEDGIGEEVLKMSTEEIVQRTRLLDSEIKIMKSEVLRVTHELQAMKDKIKENTEKIKVNKTLPYLVSNVIELLDVDPNDQEEDGANVDLDSQRKGKCAVIKTSTRQTYFLPVIGLVDAEKLKPGDLVGVNKDSYLILETLPTEYDSRVKAMEVDERPTEQYSDIGGLDKQIQELVEAIVLPMNHKEKFENLGIQPPKGVLMYGPPGTGKTLLARACAAQTKATFLKLAGPQLVQMFIGDGAKLVRDAFALAKEKAPSIIFIDELDAIGTKRFDSEKAGDREVQRTMLELLNQLDGFQPNMQVKVIAATNRVDILDPALLRSGRLDRKIEFPMPNEEARARIMQIHSRKMNVSPDVNYEELARCTDDFNGAQCKAVCVEAGMIALRRGATELNHEDYMEGILEVQAKKKANLQYYA; translated from the exons ATGGCGTCGCTGAGTGACAAATCAGTTTGGGACGAAGTGGAAGATGGAATTGGCGAAGAAGTATTAAAAATGTCCACGGAGGAGATTGTTCAGCGAACTCGTCTCCTCGACAGCGAAATTAAGATTATGAAGAGCGAAGTGCTGCGAGTGACCCACGAGCTTCAGGCAATGAAGGATAAGATAAAAGAAAACACGGAGAAGATAAAGGTGAACAAAACCCTGCCGTACCTGGTGTCTAATGTAATTGAGTTGCTTGATGTGGACCCCAACGACCAAGAAGAGGACGGGGCCAATGTAGATCTGGACtctcagagaaaaggaaagtgCGCCGTCATTAAAACCTCCACACGACAGACCTATTTCCTTCCCGTTATCGGGCTGGTCGACGCAGAGAAGCTGAAGCCAGGAGACCTGGTCGGTGTCAACAAAGATTCCTACCTGATCCTGGAGACTTTGCCCACCGAGTATGACTCTAGAGTCAAGGCCATGGAAGTGGACGAGCGCCCCACAGAGCAGTACAGCGACATTGGTGGTCTGGACAAGCAGATCCAGGAGTTGGTGGAAGCCATCGTTTTGCCAATGAACCACAAGGAGAAGTTCGAAAACCTGGGTATCCAGCCACCCAAAGGGGTGCTAATGTATGGCCCCCCCGGAACTGGGAAGACTCTCCTCGCCAGGGCCTGTGCTGCTCAGACCAAAGCCACATTCTTGAAGCTGGCTGGTCCTCAGCTGGTccagatgtttattggagatgGAGCCAAACTTGTGAGGGATGCCTTTGCCCTGGCTAAAGAGAaggctccatccatcatctttaTCGACGAGTTAGATGCCATCGGAACCAAGAGGTTTGACAGTGAGAAGGCAGGTGACAGAGAGGTGCAGAGGACCATGCTTGAGTTGCTTAACCAATTGGATGGATTTCAGCCCAATATGCAAGTCAAG GTAATTGCTGCCACAAACAGGGTGGACATCTTGGATCCTGCGTTGCTCCGTTCAGGGCGCCTGGACAGAAAGATCGAGTTTCCCATGCCAAATGAGGAGGCCAGAGCTCGCATCATGCAGATTCACTCCCGTAAGATGAACGTCAGTCCAGATGTCAACTACGAGGAGCTGGCTCGCTGCACCGACGACTTCAATGGTGCTCAGTGCAAAGCTGTATGTGTGGAGGCTGGTATGATAGCGTTGCGACGTGGGGCCACAGAGTTGAACCACGAAGATTACATGGAGGGAATCCTGGAGGTGCAAGCGAAGAAGAAGGCAAACCTTCAGTACTACGCCTAA
- the psmb1 gene encoding proteasome subunit beta type-1 encodes MLSAQTFGDNGKMKDYHYAGPVEHRFSPYAFNGGTVLAVAGDDFAIVASDTRLSEGYSIHSRDSPKCYKLTDTTVLGCSGFHGDCLTLTKIIDARLKMYKHSNNKTMSSGAIAAMLSTILYGRRFFPYYVYNIIGGLDEEGKGAVYSFDPVGSYQRDTYKAGGSASAMLQPLLDNQIGFKNMENVQQVPLSQEKAIQLVKDVFISAAERDVYTGDALRICIITKEGIKEQTIPLRKD; translated from the exons ATGCTTTCTGCCCAGACTTTTGGAGACAACGGTAAAATGAAAGACTATCATTATGCCGGTCCGGTTGAACACCGGTTCTCTCCGTATGCGTTTAACGGAGG GACTGTATTAGCTGTTGCCGGAGACGACTTTGCCATCGTAGCTTCAGACACCAGACTGAGTGAAGGCTACTCGATCCACAGCCGGGACTCGCCAAAATGCTACAAACT GACAGACACAACTGTCCTTGGCTGCagtggtttccatggagattgTCTGACCCTGACAAAAATCATTGATGCCAGACTAAAG ATGTACAAGCACTCTAACAATAAGACCATGTCCAGCGGAGCCATTGCAGCCATGTTGTCAACCATTCTGTATGGCAGGAGGTTTTTCCCTTACTACGTATACAACATCATTGGAGGTCTGGATGAAGAGG GAAAGGGGGCAGTATATAGTTTTGACCCAGTAGGCTCCTACCAGAGAGACACCTACAAAGCTGGAGGATCAGCAAGTGCCATGCTGCAGCCACTTCTAGACAACCAG ATTGGTTTTAAGAACATGGAAAATGTGCAGCAAGTTCCTCTGAGTCAGGAGAAGGCAATTCAGCTGGTCAAAGATGTCTTCATCTCAGCTGCAGAGAGGGATGTGTACACTGGAGATGCCCTCCGAATTTGCATCATCACCAAAGAGGGCATCAAAGAGCAGACCATACCGCTGAGGAAGGACTGA